A part of Thermoplasmata archaeon genomic DNA contains:
- a CDS encoding NUDIX hydrolase: VLHDGKLVVVRRRNDPFRGMPALPGGFVELGERVEDAAVREVREETGLGTRVLRLVGVFSDPSRDPRGHVVSIAYALEEIGGVLKAGSDAADVMLINPDDLPRMAFDHDEIIRRWKGD, translated from the coding sequence TCGTCCTCCACGATGGCAAGCTCGTCGTCGTCCGCCGTCGGAACGATCCGTTCCGTGGGATGCCCGCGCTGCCCGGCGGCTTCGTGGAACTCGGAGAAAGGGTCGAAGACGCGGCGGTGCGAGAGGTCCGTGAAGAGACCGGCCTCGGAACGCGAGTCTTGCGCCTCGTCGGCGTGTTCTCGGATCCGTCCCGGGACCCGAGGGGCCATGTCGTCTCGATCGCGTATGCGCTCGAGGAGATCGGCGGTGTCTTGAAAGCGGGGAGCGATGCGGCCGATGTGATGCTCATCAATCCGGACGATCTTCCGAGGATGGCCTTCGACCACGATGAGATCATTCGGCGATGGAAAGGCGACTAG
- a CDS encoding PadR family transcriptional regulator: MPEVSPEWTAELKKGSIQLCLLALLSKQEKYGFQILHELKDKSNGFFDLKEGTLYPALRRLEERGFVESRWQEPETGVPRKYYRLTDRGRVALTEALGIWDAMTAGAAAVLEDAR, encoded by the coding sequence ATGCCCGAGGTCTCGCCGGAGTGGACGGCCGAGCTGAAGAAGGGCTCGATCCAGCTCTGCCTCCTCGCCCTGCTCTCGAAGCAGGAAAAGTACGGATTTCAGATCCTGCACGAACTCAAGGACAAGTCGAACGGGTTCTTCGATCTGAAGGAGGGGACGTTGTACCCGGCCCTGCGGCGCCTGGAAGAGCGGGGATTTGTCGAGAGCCGATGGCAAGAACCGGAGACGGGCGTGCCGAGGAAGTACTACCGACTCACGGACCGCGGCCGGGTCGCGCTCACGGAAGCCCTCGGGATCTGGGACGCCATGACGGCGGGCGCCGCAGCGGTCCTGGAGGACGCCCGATGA